A single region of the Nicotiana sylvestris chromosome 6, ASM39365v2, whole genome shotgun sequence genome encodes:
- the LOC104211642 gene encoding beta-amyrin 28-monooxygenase-like: MEVFYLYLLCLFTLFTSLALHFIFYKRNSGSLTGTLPPGKTGWPFIGESFEFLSTGWKGHPEKFVFDRMTKYSSSVFKTHLLGEKAAVFCGPTCNKFLFSNENKLVQAWWPDSVNKVFPSSTQTSSKEEAIKMRKMLPNFFKPEALQRYVGIMDHIAQRHFASSWENKNQIEVFPLAKRYTFWLACRLFVSVEDPNHVAKFADPFNVLASGLISIPIDLPGTPFNRAIKASNLIRKELLLIIKQRKVDLAEGKASPTQDILSHMLLTSDENGKYMHELDIADKILGLLIGGHDTASSACTFILKYLAELPEIYEGVYKEQMEIAMSKSPGELLNWDDIQKMKYSWNVACEVLRLASPLQGAFREAINDFIFNGFYIPKGWKLYWSANSTHKNPEYFPEPQKFDPSRFEGSGPAPYTFVPFGGGPRMCPGKEYARLEILVFMHHLVKRFKWEKVIPNEKIVVDPMPIPAKGLPVRLYPHKA, from the exons ATGGAGGTCTTCTATCTCTATCTCCTTTGCCTTTTCACTCTCTTTACGTCGCTCGCCCTTCATTTCATCTTTTACAAGCGAAACTCCGGCAGCTTGACCGGAACCCTACCTCCGGGCAAAACCGGATGGCCGTTCATCGGAGAGAGCTTCGAGTTTCTCTCAACGGGTTGGAAAGGCCATCCTGAAAAATTCGTATTTGATAGAATGACCAAGTATTCGTCTAGTGTCTTTAAAACTCATCTTTTAGGTGAAAAAGCAGCAGTCTTTTGTGGTCCGACGTGCAATAAATTCTTGttttctaatgaaaataaacTTGTACAAGCTTGGTGGCCAGATTCTGTAAACAAAGTATTCCCATCTTCAACTCAAACTTCATCAAAAGAAGAAGCAATTAAAATGAGAAAAATGCTTCCAAATTTCTTCAAGCCAGAGGCATTACAACGTTATGTTGGTATCATGGATCATATCGCGCAACGCCATTTTGCTTCAAGTTGGGAAAATAAGAACCAAATCGAAGTTTTTCCACTAGCAAAACGTTACACATTTTGGCTAGCCTGTCGATTATTTGTAAGTGTGGAAGATCCTAACCATGTCGCGAAATTTGCTGATCCTTTTAATGTTTTGGCTTCCGGATTGATTTCTATCCCTATAGATTTGCCAGGAACGCCATTTAATCGCGCGATTAAGGCATCGAATCTTATTAGGAAGGAGCTTTTGTTAATTATTAAGCAAAGGAAAGTTGATTTGGCTGAAGGGAAAGCATCACCAACACAAGATATATTGTCACATATGCTATTGACAAGTGATGAAAATGGGAAATATATGCATGAATTGGATATTGCTGATAAGATTTTAGGATTATTGATTGGTGGACATGATACTGCTAGTTCTGCTTGTACATTTATTCTTAAGTATCTTGCTGAACTTCCTGAGATCTATGAAGGAGTTTACAAAG AACAAATGGAAATTGCAATGTCAAAATCACCTGGTGAGTTATTGAACTGGGATGATATTCAGAAAATGAAGTATTCTTGGAATGTAGCATGTGAAGTTTTAAGACTTGCCTCACCCCTCCAAGGTGCTTTTAGAGAAGCTATTAATGATTTCATCTTCAATGGTTTCTACATTCCTAAAGGATGGAAG CTATATTGGAGTGCAAACTCAACACACAAAAACCCTGAATATTTCCCAGAGCCACAAAAATTTGATCCTTCAAGATTTGAAGGTTCAGGACCAGCTCCTTACACATTTGTGCCATTTGGAGGAGGGCCAAGAATGTGTCCAGGAAAAGAATATGCAAGACTTGAAATACTTGTTTTTATGCACCATTTAGTGAAAAGGTTTAAGTGGGAAAAAGTTATACCTAATGAGAAAATTGTTGTTGATCCAATGCCTATTCCTGCTAAAGGACTTCCTGTTAGACTTTATCCTCACAAAGCTTAG